The Fortiea contorta PCC 7126 genome has a segment encoding these proteins:
- a CDS encoding NAD(P)/FAD-dependent oxidoreductase: protein MLSLRIVVIGGGAAGFFGAIACAQANPHAHVTLIEASRQPLAKVLISGGGRCNVTHACFEAEGLVQNYPRGGKALRGAFTRFQAQDTVTWFAERGVRLKTEADGRMFPITDSSETIVECLIKTAATNGVEIRIGTPVVSVKRGKNQFEIVCKTGEIIECDRLLLATGSSISGYKILQELGHHIEPPVPSLFTFNILDQKLRALAGVSVNPVQLQLSAGGKTQLEQNGPLLITHWGMSGPAVLKLSAWGARVLHDSHYQATLLVNWLPDLSSEQVREKILAIKNEWGKRPIALHRGVDLPHRLWQYIITRIGITAEERWAEISNKTLNQLLQEITQGEYLIKGKGAFKEEFVTCGGVNLKEVNFKTMESRLIPGLYFAGEILDIDGVTGGFNFQSAWTTAYLAGNAMGN from the coding sequence TTGTTATCGTTACGAATTGTAGTTATTGGGGGCGGAGCGGCGGGATTTTTTGGGGCGATCGCTTGTGCTCAAGCTAATCCCCACGCCCATGTCACTCTCATCGAAGCTAGTCGCCAACCACTAGCAAAAGTGCTGATTTCTGGTGGGGGTCGCTGTAATGTGACTCACGCTTGCTTTGAAGCTGAAGGGTTGGTGCAAAATTATCCACGGGGTGGTAAGGCTTTGCGGGGTGCGTTCACTCGCTTTCAAGCGCAAGATACGGTAACTTGGTTTGCAGAGCGCGGAGTCAGGCTAAAAACCGAAGCCGACGGGCGAATGTTTCCTATTACCGATAGTTCCGAGACAATTGTCGAGTGTTTGATTAAAACTGCGGCGACGAATGGGGTAGAAATTCGCATTGGGACGCCTGTTGTCTCGGTGAAACGAGGGAAAAATCAGTTTGAGATTGTTTGCAAAACCGGAGAAATTATTGAGTGCGATCGCTTATTATTAGCGACAGGAAGTAGCATCAGCGGTTATAAAATCCTCCAAGAGTTGGGTCATCACATCGAACCGCCTGTACCCTCACTATTCACCTTTAATATTCTCGACCAAAAACTGAGAGCCTTAGCCGGGGTCAGCGTGAACCCAGTACAATTGCAGTTGTCTGCTGGTGGGAAAACCCAACTAGAGCAAAACGGCCCCTTACTCATCACCCACTGGGGTATGAGCGGCCCTGCTGTTTTGAAGCTTTCGGCTTGGGGCGCAAGAGTTTTACATGACAGCCACTATCAAGCTACATTACTAGTTAATTGGTTGCCTGATTTATCATCAGAACAAGTACGGGAAAAAATCTTAGCTATCAAAAATGAATGGGGTAAACGCCCGATAGCATTGCATCGTGGTGTTGATTTACCCCATCGCCTCTGGCAATACATTATCACCCGCATCGGTATAACTGCAGAGGAGCGTTGGGCAGAAATATCTAACAAAACCTTAAATCAACTGTTACAAGAAATCACTCAAGGAGAATACTTGATTAAAGGTAAAGGCGCTTTCAAAGAAGAATTTGTTACTTGTGGTGGAGTTAATCTCAAAGAAGTTAACTTCAAGACGATGGAAAGTCGGTTAATTCCTGGTTTATACTTTGCAGGTGAAATTTTAGATATAGATGGCGTTACCGGCGGATTTAATTTTCAAAGTGCGTGGACGACTGCATATTTAGCAGGTAATGCTATGGGAAATTAG
- a CDS encoding DUF924 family protein, with the protein MSQAKAILEFWFGHPDAPGYGKPQGFWFNKTPEFDEELRSRFLKDYQKAAGGYLDDWIDTPETCLALIILLDQFPRNMFRGTPEAFATDWEALSAAHHAVAQGYDQELLPVQRWFIYLPFEHSENLDHQRRCVELFQQISHDLDSAAAIDYALQHLEIIQRFGRFPHRNIILGRTSTSEEKEFLLKPNSLF; encoded by the coding sequence ATGTCACAGGCAAAAGCTATCTTGGAGTTTTGGTTTGGTCATCCCGATGCGCCTGGTTATGGTAAACCACAAGGTTTTTGGTTTAATAAAACACCAGAGTTTGACGAAGAACTGCGTAGCAGATTCCTCAAAGATTACCAAAAAGCAGCCGGGGGTTACTTAGATGATTGGATCGACACACCCGAAACTTGTCTAGCATTGATTATATTGCTGGATCAATTTCCTCGAAATATGTTTCGTGGCACACCTGAAGCTTTTGCAACCGATTGGGAAGCGCTTTCAGCCGCACACCACGCCGTAGCCCAAGGTTACGATCAGGAATTATTACCAGTCCAACGCTGGTTTATTTATCTACCTTTTGAACACAGCGAGAACTTAGATCATCAGCGTCGCTGTGTGGAACTATTTCAGCAAATCAGTCACGATCTTGATAGTGCGGCGGCGATTGATTATGCATTACAGCATTTAGAAATAATACAGCGTTTTGGGCGTTTTCCCCATCGCAATATTATTTTAGGACGTACCTCAACATCAGAGGAAAAAGAATTTTTGCTCAAGCCAAATTCTCTGTTTTAA
- a CDS encoding PEP-CTERM sorting domain-containing protein codes for MLTSLKKAAAVAALGVGMLAAVATAPANAANIKAFTLNGTFENTAVKLQSPFDGPNPNGISVNLQGGSFDGFFEVDTDLLPSNTNVPLTSWMVNLRNASNNILKTLSSSAIQVDSYINNNTMLISDNSGYNTSGLDVMNLIFQFNPNFTGTGIGTGFFSDYTAFSGGTGSGALSVNSVNAQPVPEPLTMTATAVAAGMGLWMKRKHKASQSA; via the coding sequence ATGTTGACATCATTGAAAAAAGCCGCAGCTGTCGCAGCTCTTGGTGTTGGTATGCTGGCTGCTGTAGCTACAGCCCCCGCGAATGCTGCTAATATCAAGGCGTTCACTCTCAACGGTACATTTGAGAACACAGCGGTAAAACTCCAATCTCCTTTTGATGGGCCTAACCCTAATGGAATCAGTGTAAACTTGCAAGGTGGTTCCTTTGATGGGTTTTTTGAAGTAGATACAGATCTGTTACCCAGCAATACCAACGTACCTTTAACCAGTTGGATGGTGAATTTACGCAACGCTTCCAACAATATTTTGAAGACTCTGAGTAGCAGTGCGATTCAAGTTGATAGCTATATCAATAACAATACAATGCTAATCTCCGATAACAGCGGCTATAACACGTCAGGGTTGGATGTGATGAATTTGATTTTTCAATTCAACCCCAACTTTACCGGTACAGGTATTGGGACGGGATTTTTCTCTGATTACACCGCATTTTCAGGCGGTACAGGCTCTGGAGCACTCAGTGTTAACAGTGTGAACGCTCAACCTGTTCCCGAACCTTTGACCATGACTGCGACTGCAGTTGCTGCTGGTATGGGCTTGTGGATGAAGCGTAAGCACAAAGCTTCACAATCAGCGTAG
- a CDS encoding SRPBCC family protein, which yields MSAFYRTNSAIPEPEIPWSQDEQKLLMQGEILVKSGAHTKSGGAVTAWMYVPLVRSQVWQQLTDYPRWVQYFPDITKSEVLQRGEAKRLYQAAQKAFLFFTAQVEIYLNVVEIIGQQIQFRMEKGTFEDFRANLELKDCGNGTLVAYNVQATPNIPIPSIFIQQAMNFELPANMRKMRQVLCKGQ from the coding sequence ATGTCTGCATTTTATAGAACAAACTCAGCAATTCCCGAACCCGAAATCCCCTGGAGCCAAGATGAACAAAAGTTATTGATGCAGGGCGAAATTTTAGTAAAATCAGGAGCACACACCAAATCGGGTGGTGCAGTTACAGCGTGGATGTACGTACCACTGGTGCGATCGCAAGTATGGCAACAACTTACTGATTATCCTCGTTGGGTACAGTATTTTCCTGACATTACCAAAAGCGAAGTTTTACAGAGAGGCGAAGCCAAGCGCCTGTATCAAGCAGCACAAAAAGCCTTTCTATTTTTCACAGCCCAAGTAGAAATTTACCTGAATGTGGTAGAAATCATCGGGCAGCAAATTCAATTTCGCATGGAAAAAGGGACTTTTGAGGACTTTAGAGCCAATTTAGAGCTAAAAGATTGTGGTAACGGCACATTGGTCGCTTATAATGTCCAAGCTACCCCCAATATCCCGATCCCCTCAATTTTCATTCAACAAGCAATGAATTTTGAATTGCCTGCAAATATGCGTAAAATGCGACAAGTGCTTTGTAAGGGTCAATAA
- a CDS encoding peroxiredoxin: MALAVGTNAPAFTAKDTNGNTVSLSDFAGKTVVLYFYPKDDTPGCTKQACSFRDAQSEYQGKDVVVLGVSADDEASHQAFTAKYNLNFPLLADTDKSLIAAYDVDGGGYAKRVTYVIDPNGKIIHVDASVNTTTHAGDVLATLGL; encoded by the coding sequence ATGGCTCTAGCAGTCGGAACGAATGCACCTGCATTTACCGCCAAAGATACCAACGGTAACACTGTCTCGTTATCTGATTTTGCTGGTAAGACGGTTGTTTTATATTTTTACCCTAAAGATGATACCCCAGGTTGCACTAAACAAGCTTGCAGCTTCCGGGATGCCCAATCTGAATATCAAGGTAAAGATGTTGTCGTGCTGGGAGTGAGCGCCGATGATGAAGCGTCCCATCAAGCATTCACTGCCAAATATAATTTAAATTTTCCCTTACTAGCTGACACAGATAAAAGTCTCATCGCCGCTTACGATGTTGATGGTGGTGGTTATGCCAAGCGCGTCACCTACGTCATCGACCCCAACGGTAAGATTATCCATGTAGACGCTAGTGTTAATACCACAACCCACGCTGGCGATGTTTTAGCGACACTGGGTTTATAG
- a CDS encoding Crp/Fnr family transcriptional regulator, which translates to MIHSTNHVPNPSTTLNNPAQTTQLPQRLFTRREVIPQRHDVLWRIERGAVRTLTWGEDGTFITLGYWGAGDIIGYPLSKVKPYQIECLTSVEASAIPPHLWHQDVDALLTHIQQAEELLSIVHRKPISLRLWQFLVWLSEKFGRDVEQGKLIDLNVTHQEMAEVLNTTRVTVTRLLQQFEEEGTLLRHKRRIILNLPNKAAKK; encoded by the coding sequence ATGATACATTCCACAAATCATGTACCCAACCCTTCCACCACCCTAAATAACCCCGCTCAGACTACACAGTTACCCCAAAGGTTGTTTACTCGTAGGGAAGTAATTCCCCAACGTCATGACGTACTGTGGCGGATTGAGCGTGGAGCAGTTCGCACCTTAACTTGGGGTGAAGATGGTACATTTATTACATTAGGTTATTGGGGCGCAGGCGACATCATTGGCTACCCACTATCCAAAGTCAAACCTTACCAAATAGAATGCTTAACGAGTGTCGAGGCGAGTGCGATTCCTCCTCATCTGTGGCACCAAGACGTAGACGCTTTATTGACACACATCCAACAAGCAGAGGAGCTTCTGAGCATAGTACATCGCAAGCCGATTTCCCTACGTTTGTGGCAATTCTTGGTATGGTTAAGTGAAAAGTTTGGTCGTGACGTAGAACAGGGCAAGTTAATTGACCTCAATGTCACACATCAAGAAATGGCAGAAGTGTTAAACACAACGAGAGTAACTGTAACCCGGTTGCTACAACAATTTGAAGAAGAAGGAACCCTTTTACGCCACAAACGCCGTATAATTTTAAATCTGCCAAATAAAGCGGCAAAAAAATAA
- a CDS encoding orange carotenoid protein N-terminal domain-containing protein, which translates to MENSTIVPVPSDYELSAQAKELWSRLEPVGFELQYVFLRDALLAGY; encoded by the coding sequence ATGGAAAATTCCACGATTGTTCCAGTACCATCTGACTATGAACTTTCTGCTCAAGCAAAAGAGTTATGGTCTAGGCTCGAACCGGTTGGCTTTGAACTACAATATGTCTTTCTCCGTGATGCATTGCTAGCAGGATACTAG
- the ylqF gene encoding ribosome biogenesis GTPase YlqF, giving the protein MALTQNYKLNVIQWYPGHIAKAEKNLKEQLKRVDVVLEVRDARIPLATHHPQIDEWVGNKARVLIFNRVDMITPQMRDLWIDWSKRQGETAYFTNAQHGQGVVAVSKAAQAAGVELNQRRSSRGMLPRPVRAVVIGFPNVGKSALINRLLGKRVVESAARPGVTRQLRWVRISEQLELLDAPGVIPLKLEDQGAALKLAICDDIGEAAYDNQLVAAELVDILNYLQHIAPNLLPQKPLESRYELDSTPHTGEAYLHALAEHRYQGDVERAARQLLTDYRKGFFGTIPLEIPPDYQ; this is encoded by the coding sequence ATGGCTTTAACTCAAAACTATAAATTAAACGTTATCCAATGGTATCCCGGTCATATTGCCAAAGCAGAAAAAAACCTCAAAGAACAACTCAAACGGGTAGATGTAGTATTGGAAGTGAGAGATGCCCGGATTCCTTTAGCGACACACCATCCCCAAATCGACGAGTGGGTGGGGAATAAGGCGCGAGTGTTGATTTTTAACCGGGTAGATATGATCACACCCCAAATGCGTGATTTATGGATAGATTGGTCTAAGCGTCAGGGAGAAACCGCTTATTTTACCAACGCTCAACACGGACAAGGTGTCGTTGCTGTGTCCAAAGCCGCACAAGCAGCTGGGGTAGAACTCAATCAACGTCGCAGCTCACGGGGAATGTTACCCCGTCCAGTCCGCGCCGTGGTAATTGGTTTTCCTAATGTGGGTAAATCAGCCTTAATTAACCGTCTTTTAGGAAAACGAGTTGTGGAAAGCGCCGCTCGTCCCGGTGTGACTCGTCAACTGCGGTGGGTACGAATTTCTGAACAATTGGAGTTACTAGATGCGCCTGGAGTCATTCCTTTAAAATTGGAAGACCAAGGAGCAGCCCTCAAATTAGCTATTTGCGATGATATTGGTGAAGCTGCTTATGATAATCAACTAGTAGCGGCTGAATTAGTAGATATACTGAATTATCTCCAGCACATAGCCCCGAATTTGCTACCGCAAAAACCGTTAGAGTCCCGCTATGAACTAGACTCCACACCCCATACAGGAGAAGCATACTTGCACGCGTTAGCAGAGCATCGCTATCAAGGTGATGTTGAGCGAGCTGCAAGGCAACTTTTAACAGATTATCGCAAAGGTTTCTTCGGTACTATCCCCTTAGAAATCCCACCAGATTATCAATAG
- a CDS encoding NUDIX hydrolase, protein MSRKICKVFQQSGVIPYRVQDGRVEVLLITTRDRRRWAIPKGGISHGMSPPASAAKEAWEEAGVIGQVCTEEFAIYEYRKQGKIYQVSMYLLPVEIVSEVYPEASKRKRRWIEITKAVRRIKTAPLKQVFQVFIQTGLDSYVLEH, encoded by the coding sequence ATGAGTCGAAAAATCTGCAAAGTATTTCAGCAATCTGGGGTAATTCCTTATCGGGTGCAAGATGGTAGAGTAGAAGTCTTGTTGATTACAACCCGCGATCGCCGGCGTTGGGCTATTCCTAAAGGAGGAATTTCTCATGGAATGAGTCCACCAGCATCAGCAGCAAAGGAAGCATGGGAAGAAGCGGGGGTAATTGGGCAGGTGTGTACTGAAGAATTTGCTATTTATGAGTATCGCAAGCAGGGTAAAATTTATCAAGTCTCGATGTATTTATTACCCGTGGAAATAGTGAGTGAAGTTTATCCAGAAGCTAGTAAAAGAAAAAGGCGGTGGATAGAGATTACTAAAGCTGTCCGGCGGATTAAAACTGCTCCTCTTAAACAAGTTTTTCAGGTGTTTATTCAGACTGGTTTAGATAGTTATGTCTTGGAGCACTAG
- a CDS encoding iron uptake porin has translation MTKTFWRLVKVSPVVLAATFLAANSASAVEAQEKITTVAQLSQESNNIGQVTSVSQFSDVQPTDWAFQALQSLVERYGCIAGYPNGTYRGNRALTRYEFAAGLNACLDRVNELIATATADLVNKQDLATLQRLQEEFSAELATLRGRVDALEARTAELEANQFSTTTKLVGEAIFSISQAFGDRRAVADPATPVAGDFESNAAFANRVRLSLLSSFTGKDQLQIRLYAGNIISNTGAAAGSATNQLTGTNQTRLGYDGDTTNNVQIDKINYAFNFSDAIRVRIEATGARLYDNVNTFNPDFTSSGRGALSRYGRFSPIYRQGANGAGLTVTFAPQNSPISFSAAYLANNANNPGSATGVFDGSNTIFGQLSFRPSQAFNIGLTYARSYQTTPNLFGSTGSFRANNPFVGTPRVDSNNYGVQATFQPSSSLTVGGWAGYTTADSLSGARRDADFFYWGATLGVKDFGREGNVLGVIFGQPPKVTGGSVGKENGTTYHLEGLYRVRISDNITVTPGVLVIFNPENNNRNDNIYVGTLRTTFTF, from the coding sequence ATGACAAAGACTTTTTGGAGACTTGTAAAAGTAAGTCCAGTTGTTCTGGCGGCTACATTCCTTGCTGCTAACAGCGCCTCAGCGGTAGAAGCTCAAGAGAAGATCACAACTGTAGCTCAGTTGTCGCAAGAATCGAATAACATCGGTCAGGTAACTTCCGTTTCTCAGTTCTCCGATGTGCAACCCACAGATTGGGCGTTCCAAGCTTTACAATCTCTAGTTGAGCGCTATGGCTGTATCGCTGGTTATCCCAACGGGACCTATCGTGGAAACCGTGCTCTGACCCGTTATGAATTTGCTGCAGGTTTGAACGCCTGTTTAGACCGGGTTAACGAATTAATTGCGACAGCTACCGCTGACTTGGTAAACAAGCAAGACTTAGCTACCTTACAGCGTTTACAAGAAGAATTTTCCGCTGAATTAGCTACCTTACGCGGTCGCGTTGATGCTTTAGAAGCTCGCACCGCAGAATTAGAAGCTAACCAATTCTCCACCACCACCAAGTTGGTTGGGGAAGCAATCTTCAGCATCTCTCAAGCCTTTGGTGACAGAAGAGCAGTTGCAGATCCAGCTACACCAGTGGCTGGCGATTTTGAAAGCAACGCTGCTTTTGCTAACCGGGTGCGGTTAAGTTTGTTGAGCAGCTTCACAGGTAAAGACCAGTTACAAATTCGGTTGTATGCTGGTAACATCATCTCCAATACTGGTGCAGCTGCCGGTAGTGCTACTAACCAGTTAACTGGTACTAACCAAACCCGCTTGGGTTATGATGGTGACACCACCAACAACGTACAAATTGACAAAATTAACTACGCCTTCAACTTCAGCGATGCAATCCGCGTCAGGATAGAGGCCACCGGTGCGAGACTATATGACAACGTAAATACCTTCAACCCGGACTTCACCAGTTCTGGTAGAGGTGCTCTTTCCCGCTACGGACGTTTTAGCCCCATTTACCGCCAAGGTGCTAACGGTGCTGGTTTAACTGTTACCTTTGCGCCTCAAAATAGCCCCATCTCTTTTAGTGCGGCTTATTTGGCTAATAATGCTAACAACCCTGGATCTGCAACCGGAGTTTTCGATGGTAGCAACACCATCTTCGGTCAGTTAAGCTTCAGACCCAGCCAAGCTTTCAACATTGGTCTGACTTACGCTCGCAGTTACCAAACTACTCCTAACCTGTTTGGTTCCACAGGTAGCTTCCGCGCTAACAATCCTTTCGTTGGTACTCCTCGCGTTGACTCTAACAACTACGGTGTCCAAGCTACCTTCCAACCCAGTTCTAGTTTGACTGTTGGTGGTTGGGCTGGTTACACCACAGCAGATTCGTTGAGTGGCGCCAGAAGAGACGCAGACTTCTTCTACTGGGGTGCGACTCTAGGTGTGAAAGACTTTGGTAGAGAAGGAAACGTTCTGGGTGTGATCTTCGGTCAACCACCCAAGGTAACTGGTGGTAGTGTTGGTAAAGAAAACGGTACTACCTATCATTTAGAAGGTTTATATCGCGTGAGAATCAGCGACAATATCACCGTAACTCCTGGTGTGTTGGTAATCTTCAATCCTGAGAACAACAACAGAAACGATAACATTTACGTTGGTACTCTGCGGACAACCTTCACCTTCTAG
- a CDS encoding aminotransferase class V-fold PLP-dependent enzyme, translating into MTSISQAKALLNQHRQMFPALGNKAYFNYGGQGPMPQGALDAITDAQTRTQDLGPFSTEVGLWIDQEIQVTREAIASELHVSPQTITLTENVTVGCNIALWGLDWHPGDHILLSDCEHPGVIATTQEIARRFAVEVTTCPLMATLNQGDPVAAIARHLRPHTRLVVLSHVLWNTGQVLPLDKIIAVCKQNNSLLLVDAAQSVGALPLNLTELGVDFYAFTGHKWLCGPAGVGGLYVHPEANASLHPTFIGLRGVIVNSEAQPVNWRPGGQRYEVATSAFPLYAGLRTAIAVHHQWGTPQQRYEQILHNSEYLWRQLATLANIKSLCTSPPTSGIVSFQIPNQPQAHTKLVQFLESQRFLTRTIANPSCVRVTVHYLTLESEIEQLIAVMQEFFQ; encoded by the coding sequence ATGACTAGTATTTCTCAGGCAAAAGCTCTGCTCAATCAACATCGACAGATGTTTCCAGCTTTAGGAAATAAGGCTTATTTTAATTATGGTGGACAAGGGCCTATGCCCCAAGGGGCGCTAGATGCAATTACTGACGCGCAAACTCGCACCCAGGATTTAGGCCCTTTTAGCACTGAGGTGGGTCTTTGGATCGATCAAGAAATTCAAGTCACACGAGAAGCGATCGCTTCTGAGTTACACGTCTCACCCCAAACCATTACACTCACAGAAAATGTTACTGTCGGTTGCAATATCGCTCTTTGGGGTCTTGACTGGCACCCAGGCGACCACATATTATTATCAGACTGTGAGCACCCTGGGGTAATTGCGACTACACAGGAAATCGCTCGCAGATTCGCTGTGGAAGTTACCACCTGTCCCTTGATGGCGACTCTCAATCAAGGCGACCCCGTAGCAGCGATCGCCCGACACCTGCGCCCCCACACGCGCCTTGTGGTATTAAGTCACGTCCTCTGGAACACAGGACAAGTTTTACCTCTTGACAAAATAATTGCAGTATGCAAGCAAAATAACAGTTTACTTCTAGTAGACGCGGCTCAGTCTGTGGGAGCATTGCCCCTCAACTTAACAGAATTAGGCGTAGATTTCTATGCTTTCACCGGTCACAAGTGGTTGTGCGGCCCCGCAGGTGTAGGTGGTTTGTATGTGCACCCAGAAGCCAACGCCAGCTTGCATCCCACATTTATCGGCTTGCGTGGCGTTATTGTTAATAGTGAAGCCCAACCGGTGAATTGGCGTCCAGGTGGGCAAAGATATGAAGTAGCGACATCAGCCTTTCCGTTATATGCTGGGTTGAGAACAGCGATCGCAGTTCATCATCAATGGGGAACACCGCAACAACGCTACGAGCAAATTCTCCATAACAGCGAATATCTGTGGCGACAATTAGCAACATTAGCAAATATCAAATCTCTTTGCACTTCCCCACCCACAAGCGGTATAGTCTCATTCCAAATCCCCAACCAACCCCAAGCCCACACCAAACTAGTACAATTTCTAGAATCACAAAGATTCCTAACTCGAACCATTGCTAACCCCAGTTGTGTCAGAGTTACCGTCCATTACTTAACTTTAGAATCAGAAATTGAGCAATTAATTGCAGTGATGCAAGAGTTTTTTCAATAG
- a CDS encoding glyoxalase/bleomycin resistance/dioxygenase family protein produces MIKDALVTLASTNFEELINFYTQLLEKKPTTIIPNIYAEFQICGWRLGIFQPKQTHASEFASSSTSKISLCLEVSNLENAIAHLTTLGYPPPGEISLAAHGREIYAYDPDGNRLILHEAINSDRVMKQK; encoded by the coding sequence ATGATTAAAGACGCACTCGTGACTTTAGCATCGACTAATTTTGAGGAGTTGATAAATTTTTATACTCAGTTATTGGAGAAAAAACCAACAACTATCATCCCGAATATCTATGCAGAATTTCAGATTTGTGGGTGGCGATTGGGTATTTTTCAGCCAAAACAAACCCATGCATCTGAATTTGCCAGTAGTAGCACAAGTAAGATAAGTTTGTGTTTAGAGGTGAGTAATTTAGAAAATGCGATCGCCCACCTCACAACCCTAGGTTATCCCCCACCCGGTGAAATCTCCCTTGCTGCTCACGGTAGAGAAATTTACGCCTATGATCCGGATGGGAATCGATTAATTCTACATGAAGCCATCAACAGTGATAGGGTGATGAAGCAGAAATAA
- a CDS encoding Nif11-like leader peptide family natural product precursor yields MSLTQVNAFYELLISEPAIYQEYYNKCCRQGFFGSYHWDKSKIISLAATLGYNFNENELIHLWLEGEQSYSQVGQMS; encoded by the coding sequence ATGTCGTTAACACAGGTTAACGCTTTTTATGAGTTGCTGATATCAGAGCCAGCGATTTATCAGGAATATTATAATAAATGTTGTCGTCAGGGTTTCTTTGGTAGTTACCATTGGGATAAAAGTAAAATTATTAGCTTGGCTGCGACTTTAGGATATAACTTTAATGAAAATGAATTAATTCACCTCTGGCTGGAAGGTGAGCAAAGTTATTCTCAGGTTGGACAGATGTCTTAA